GGTGGGGGCCGTGAAGAGCCTGCAGGCGCTGGGCGAGGTGAGCCGGGCCCCTGATGCCGGGCACCTGGCTTTTGCACCTACAGTCCTTTTGCCGCACGGGCTCTACTTCCAGGCCAGACTCGCTCAGGcttggttgggggtgggggtattGTACGTGTTTCCGCGCCGGGATACGCTGGAGGAGAGTCTGGAACGAGCGAGGGCCCGGACGTACGGGTGTTCCTAATGCAGTAAACATCCATTGAGGAATGAATGATCAGCCTGGGGGTGGCGGCGTACGATGGTGGATAAGGAAGACGCGGTTGCTGCCCCGATGTAGGTGGTGATCTCATAGGGAGGTGCTCAAGTGACCAGAGTAATGCTAGAAGCACAGGGAACCCAGCGGTGACAGCTGACCCAGCCTtgggggtcagggagggcgcCCTGATGGAAGTGACAGCTGAGTCAGGTCTCTGAACCGTGGAGGAAAGCCATGGCACTTGAGGAATCAAGGGCTGgaagtttggggggggggtgacgGATGGTGAGAGAGAACAGCACAGCCAGAATTGCAAGGCCCTGTAGGTCTTTACGTCACAGGGGTATTGGGGAAGCCATTGCAGGAATTAGAGCTGGTGGGATGTGCCATCTACACCACCTTGGAAAGAATCGGCAGGTGCAAGACTGGAATCAGATTGGATGAGAGCAAAAGCTGACACATACCCAAGCTAGAGGGCATCATGTCTGGCTGTGGGTAGGGAGCTGAAATAGGGAGTGGGCACTGCCTGAGATTCAGGACAAGGCTTGGCGGGGGAACAAGGATGAAGCCCAGCCTTCCAACTTGGGCAGATGGAGGGTGATGGAGTCACAGGAGGAGCGTGCTAAGGGGCCAATGGGCCACCCAGGAGGATATTAGATCCATGAGGCCAGGATCTGAGCTGTTGATTCATCAAACTCATGTTGTGTGCCCCACTGTGGTCTCAGCTTGTCCAATCCTTGCCATAATCCTAAGCTGATGGCACTGTTATCCCGTTTTGCAGATGAGACAACTGATGTTCAACATTGGTCAGTAACTTGATCGGTGTCACTAAAAAGGGCTGGCAAATCCAGATTTGAAATTAGGCACTCAGGCTGTAGAGCCCAAGGTCCTCAGTGCAGAGGCGAGGTTGCAGCTATGGTGCGTGGGGTGACAATACCTCCATCAATATGACATTGCCATGTGGGTAGATCACAGAAGGTTAAATAATGCCAATTTAATGTGGTTCAACCTAATGACGATAAtggcaataacagcaacaataatatATTAGTTAGAATTCATGCAATACTTGACACACATTAAGAACTCTGCATTCAGcatgagcaacagcaagaccccgtctctacaaaaaaatagaaaaattacctgggtgtggtggtgcgtgcctataatcctagctccttgggaggctgaggcaggaggatcgcttgagccctgcagtgtgaggttgtagtgagctatgatgataccactgcactatagcctgggcaacacagcaagaccctgtctccagggCGGGGGAGAAAAACTCTACATTCTTTCAATGTATtatgttaattcatttacattgaaATCCTCTGAAGTAGAGCCCAGCACACACTTATCTTGTGGATGAGAAAAGTCactcagagaggtaaagcaacTTCCCCgaggtcacacagtgagtgagGAGCAAAGCTGAGATTAGAACAAAGGGTCTAAAGGGTCCCACCTAGCCTTGTTCCTGTCTGTGTGACCATGGACCTGTCCTCATCCGGGCTCCTCAGGCTTCTGTTTGTAATGTGGGCCTCCGGGGCCCTTCTCTGATACTCCCGGCACTAGGATGCAAACACGAACACATACACGTGGACACAAATCTGTTTACTAGAGACCTTAAAATCTGTCACAAGTTCAAAAGGGATAGTAAGAGTTTGTCCTCTGCCAGGTGGCATGGGTAGTACTTTACCTCGCCCTGGGAGGGGCGGTGAATCTTTATGAAGTACCTGTGTACGTAACGGAAGTAGGCTCAGCAAGAGGAACTCCTCTTAATGTCACTTGCCTGAAGAGTGGCACGGGTGGGGTCTGAAGTCAGGTTCAGAGGCTGTGACTTGAACCTCAGCCCCAGTGCTATGGTGAGGGGGTACCTGGCTCTGAACTGtccccctgcctgggccccccATTTCCCTGCAGGTCATCGAAGCTGAACTTCGCTCCACCAAGCGCTGGGAGCTTACTGCCGAGGGCGAGGACATCGCCCGGGAGGGCAGCCACGAGGCCCGAGTGTTTCGCAGTGTCCCTCCCGAAGGCCTGGCCCAGAGCGAGCTCATGGTAGGGACTTGAGGGGCAGCAGATAGGGTGGAGGTGGCTCTTGTGCCCCACTGACAGCATCCTGTTTCCTCCAGCGACTGCCCAGTGGCAAAGTGGGCTTCAGCAAGGCCATGTCCAACAAGTGGATCCGTGTGGACAAGAGCGCGGCCGACGGGCCCCGGGTGTTCCGAGTGGTGCGTccctgcgggcgggcgggcgggtggaTGGGCAGGTGGGCCCCTGGCCCTCACACCTGCTGTCGCTGCAGGTGGACAGCATGGAGGACGAGGTGCAGCGGCGGCTCCAGCTGGTCCAGGGGGGACAGGCCGAGAAGCTGGGCGAGAAGGAGAAGAGCGagctgaggaagaggaagctgCTGACTGAAGTGTGCGTGGGCGCTGCCCCGGCTCACCTGCGTGGCCCCGAGGGGCCACAGGAGCCAtcagcctcctcccagctcccttggCACCCTGGTTGTCCAGcccaggctcatgccaccatgcgGCCTTTGCCCATGCGGCACCTTCTGCCGAGAATCGAAGTCAACCCGGTGCCCACTGGCCAGGCTCCTGGGACCTGGCCAGGCTGGCGGCTCTGCTGTCACAGGGCAGACGTCCCCTGTGAGCAGACACAGTGGCAGAGAGGACACAGACTGGAGCTGGGCAACCTGATTGAAGTCTggcctctgccacttactagtttgtgactttggccaagtcaCCTGGGGGTTCCcggccttggtttccttatctgtaaagcagCCCCTTCTCACGGGACTGTGGGGGGCTTCCGTGCAACAGGATAACCCTGCTAGACTTTGCCTAAATTGTTGCCCCCAGCTGTGTGTGCTTAGCACCTTTAAGAGGACCCTGGCGCACGTTCTTTTCTccataagtgtttgttgaatgaataagtgagtgaACACAGGGAGATAATCGGTGGCCACATTGGAGGATTTCAGGTGACAATAAAtgtcaggaagaaaataaagcagagtgaCTTGGTGGGTAGCATCGGGATTCACATCAGATGGGAGATCAAGGAAAGCCTCTTGGAGGAGGTGACGGCAGcgtccccttccctcctctggctGCAGGACCCTGAAGACCTACTGGGTGAGCAAAGGCAGCGCCTTCAGCACCAGCATCTCCAAGCAGGAGACGGAGCTGAGCCCAGAGATGATCTCCAGGTGCGGGTGGCCCCTTGTGAGGGGTAGGTGCGGccgtggcagggggtggggacaggcagcCCTCACCAGCCCGTGCACCCACATCCCCCCACAGCGGCTCCTGGCGGGACCGGCCCTTCAAGTCCTATAACTTCGCGGCCCGAGGCGTCCTCCCTGACAGCGGCCACCTGCACCCCCTGCTCAAGGTCCGCTCCCAGTTCCGCCAGATCTTCCTGGAGATGGGGTGAGCACCGGGCCGGGGGCGGGCTGCTCAGCCGCCGCGCACGGGCGGTGCAGTGAGGCCCCGTCTCCCGCCAGGTTCACCGAGATGCCCACCGACAACTTCATCGAGAGCTCCTTCTGGAACTTTGATGCCCTCTTCCAGCCCCAGCAGCACCCAGCGCGTGACCAGCACGACACCTTCTTCCTTCAAGGTGGGTCGGCCCCACCTTTTCCAGTCAgaggcttgctctgttgcctgggctagagtgcagcggcgtcagcccagctcacgcaacctcagactcctgggctctagcgatcctccttcctcagcctcccaagtagctgggactattgccatgtgccaccacgcccggctactttttgtatttttaatagagatggggtctcactcttgcttagtctgatctagaactcctgacctcaagcgatcctcccactttggcctcccaaagaactgggattacaggcgtgagccaccatgccagcctcaCATTTCACCGTCTCTATACTGTCTAAAATAGAATGACTTCCCACAACGGGTAGTTATCTCTCCCCAGGAGGGCAGGCCAGGTCACTGGGTGCCGATTACCTGACTAGGAGTAGCAATGCCGTGTTATTGTCATTGTCATGCATCCCCAAACTTACTAAGCACTCTTTACACACTAGTCACTGTGCACATCTTCCTACCAACTACAGGAAGTACTACTGTCAGCCCCCTTTTACAAATGAGgcgactgaggcccagagagggaacaccacttgcctggggtcacacagctcataaatGCTGGAGCCAGGATTCGATTTCAGGCTTTTCAAGAGCACCAAAATTGTGTCCCCGGAAGGGGATCTGAAGAATTTTCACGTCCACGCAACACATGTTGTCTGAGGCCCTCTTGTGTGCCACCGTCTCTTTAACCTGTGGGTCGCAGCTGTGAATGAGACAGAAATCCCTGCTCCGGGAGACCTGCGAGCTACTGTAGGAGACGTGGGTTAAGTCCCAAGCAGGCTATGTGATGGGACAGGTGACGGTGAAAGCAGCAGGGGAAACTGGCGTGTGTTTGTGCGcacacatacgtgcacacacgtgcacgtgTGGCAGACAGTGAAGGGGTGGCTgtcagattattttttattttcgcTGTTGTTATTCTtctgtggctatttaaattaaaatctttgcTCAGGCGAAGATACCTAAGCAGGTGAGCCACAGTTGGGGAAGGAaagttctaggcagagggaatggccagtgcaaaggccctgaggccggAGCGTGCCTGGTGAGCTCACAGGTCAGCTGCAGGGGATGATCAAGTACAAGTAGGAGCAGAAGGAGACGAGGGCAGGGAGGTGACCAGGCAGAGCCCGGGGAAGACCTGGGTTTTCTCTGGGTgagtgggagccatggagggttcTGGGTAGAGGAGGCACGTGACTGACTCAGGTGTCCCAGGCTgtggcgggggcaggggcgggagctGTACGTGTCACCCTCTGTCTCCTGTGCCGTGGCTATTTGACAAACGCTGGTTGACTGACCGGATGCCCCTCTGCTCTGCCTAGACCCAGCTGAGGCCCTGCAGCTCCCCATGGACTACGTCCAGCGGGTCAAGCGGACCCACTCTCAGGGCGGCTATGGCTCACAGGGGTGAGGCACGACCCGGACTTTGaggctgtggaggggaaggaggctggAGTCCCGAGGGCACACGTGGACTTCCGGCCTTTCATCCCGAAGGTACAAGTACAACTGGAAGCTGGACGAGGCCCGGAAAAACCTGCTGCGCACGCACACCACCTCGGCCAGCGCGCGCGCCCTCTACCGCCTTGCCCAGAAGGTGCGGCGCGCGCCAGGCTGCCGCCGGGGTGGGAAAAGGGTGCCGTCTTGGGGACCTTCTGACCcatgcctgggcctggcccggctGTCACCCCCTAGAAGCCCTTCACGCCAGCCAAGTACTTCTCCATCGACCGCGTATTCCGGAATGAGACCCTGGATGCCACGCACCTGGCGGAGTTCCACCAGATCGAGGGCGTCGTGGCTGACCATGGCCTCACCCTGGGCCACCTCATGGGTGTGCTTCGGGAGTTCTTCACCAAGCTGGGTGAGCGGGCGGGCGGGGTGGGCAGTGCTGGCGGTGCAGTGGGCGGCTGCCTTGGTCACCAACCTTATCCTGCCCCCTGCTGCCTGCCACCACCCCCTCCAGGTATCACTCAACTGCGCTTTAAGCCGGCCTACAACCCATACACGGAGCCCAGCATGGAGGTGTTCAGCTACCACCAAGGTCAGGGGGCGCCTGGTGCTGGGGCGAGGGAGGTCTCAGGCTGCCCACAGCCGGCCCGGGTCCCCCAGCTCCCAAGCTCACCACCAGGCCCAGAACTACCCCCACACACTGTCCCgtcctccccttcctgcccccacaGGCCTGAAGAAGTGGGTGGAGGTCGGGAACTCTGGGATCTTCCGCCCGGAGATGCTTTTGCCCATGGGGCTTCCTGAGAATGTGTCCGTCATTGCCTGGGGCCTCTCGCTGGAGCGGTAAGTGCCCAGGCAGGAACTCAGGGCGTCTGGCTGCCTGGATCAGGTATGGCTTCGGCACCATCCATCCGCTGGGGGCCCAGTGGGGCGAGAAGGATGATGAAGAGCAAGATAAATAGGTGCATTTAACAAATAAAGTCTAGAGCACGTCCAAGAGCAGTAAGTAAGGAGACCAGgtgatcagggaaggcctcacgGGGGAGGTGGCAGCTGAGCAAAGACTGGAGGTGGATGAAAGGGCGAGCATGAGAATATCTTGGGAAGGGTGTTCTAGGCAGTGGccacagccagtgcaaaggccctgcggtagGCACGAGGCTTGTGTGTTTGGGGAACAGCgaggaggccactgtggctggagaGAGTGATCGAGGTGGGACAGAATAGCAGGATGTGTAAGGGGAGGGAGGTGACAGGGCAAATGGTGCCGGGCCTTGTGAGTCATACGAATAACTTTGGCTTTTCCCCTAAGGAAGGTGGAACCCATGGAAAAGTGAGCAGGGGAGAGCATGACCCGACCTAATGTTaaactctcttccctctccccaaagCCCAACAATGATCAAATACGGCATCAACAACATCCGGGAGCTGGTGGGCCACAAGGTGAACCTGCAGATGGTGTATGACAGTCCCCTGTGCCGCCTGGATACTGAGCCGAGGCCCGCTCAGACACAGGTGGCTGCGTGACATGGGCTGCCCCAGGATAGCCTCGCcgccaccctccccaagtccctgcTGCTGAGCTCCTCTGCATCCCCCGCAGTGACCCCTCGTATTTATGAGGCCTCCGTGAGGCCAGCCCCCGCCTCCCCTTGATGTCTGCTCTTGCCCACCATCCCAGCACCAGGATCCCAGGGGCAGACTGGTGGTGGCAGGTTCCCTCTGTCGTCCTGTGGGCTGTCCGATGATGCGTGTGAGTCACGGGGAGCCCTGTGGGCCAGCTTTTGTCTAATAAAGTGGGCAGTTGCCCTCATATGGTGCCTTTTGTTAGGGATGAGGGGGTCCTGTCAGGTCCCCGCAGCTCAACGTGCAGCCTGATGGGGAAAAACTGGGTGCTGGAGCCCCGGGTACAAGAGGTGGTGAGTTCAGGGTCTTGGATACTCAGAGATGGTGGCCAGCCTCAGCCAGACCACCTGGGGACGACTAACTCCATCAAGCATTTACTAATCACCTACTGGTGCCAGGCTCTGTTTAGGCAAATGTAACCGaaacccctccctccccctgtaGAGGGGACATTTGGGAGTCAGAAGCCAAGGTGGCTACTGGGGCCTCAGAAGCCAGGATTCCCCCTAACTGGTGGGAGCAAgtatgtgtgtggtgggggtagctgctctcttttttttgtttgtttttttccttggagatagggtcttgcagTCTCACCCAGGTaggagtgcagtgttgtcatcacaggtcacagcagcctcaaactcctgggctcaagcaatcctcttgccccagcctcctgactagctgggactacaggcatgtgccaccatccctggctaatttttctatttttagtagagatggggtctcgaactccttacctcaagcgatccccctgccttggcctcccacagtgttaggattacaggtgtgagccaccacgcccagcctagatgatttctttatggccagtttttacatagAAAGGCGGGGTCAAGGAACGTGGGAAGTTAGAATaacatttttagttctttttggCTGACTTTGGGGAAAAGAGATTCTGGTTTCTATGTCCTGCCTTggagaagagggattctagtttctgtgGCTATCCTCAGGAAGAGAATGGAGGGCAGGAGATCAGAGAGACCTGCTTCTGAAGCCTTCGTTTTGAGGTATTGTTCTCTGAGACCCTACAGCTGTATTTGCTTTGGACATTTCACTTTTTAGGTCTATGTGACTGAAAAACTTAAGCAAACTTGCCACTTGATGGGTGCCAAAACTGTTGTGCCCAGATCAGCTGTAGAGAAGACCAGAggtttcaatggaaattttaaacaaatacaatTGGGATCCTGAAGCATTACTTTAAGGAATTGTAACTGGAGTGGAACCATGGCTTTAACAGTACAATCCTGAAGACAaggcacaatcaaagcaatggctaccaagaggtgggcGTGGTCCAGTAGAGGACTGGTctagagcaaaggtcatggcaacagttttttgaatgctcaaggcattttgatTGTTGACTTTCTAGAAGACCAAACAATGaaaacatctgcttattatgagagtgttttgagaaagttagccaaagctttagcagaaaaatgcagGAAAGTTTCAGCAGAGTGATGTCCACCTACTTGGCTCTGTGacttccttttgtttcttaatcttaaaaCATCTTTAGAGGGCatccatttttctttagttaataatgtaaaaaagacttcactgacatggttaaattcccagaaccctcagttctttagggtTGGAATAAATAGCTGGTATCATCACTTAACAAACATGTCTTGCATTTGATGGAGTTTATGTtgacagtttatatatatatattttttatttttatttttatttttttgagacagagtcttgctttgttgcctaggctagagtgagtgccatggcatcagcctagctcacagcaacctcaaactcctgggctcaagtgatcctactgcctcagcctcccaagtagctacgactacaggcatgcaccaccatgcccggctaattttttctatatatgttttagttggccaattaatttctttctattttcagtagagacaggtcttgctcttgctcaggctggtttcaaactgctgaccttgagcggtcttcccacctcagcctcccagagtgctaggattataggcatgagccactgagcccagccagtttttattttttcatttcatttttccatgtgcTTTTCGAAGTCCCCTTGCATGTTACTTTAacaagacatgatttcattttgcatgttttcaaaaattatgcAAAATGCCAAATACTAATGTTACTATTTATTGTACCATTGTTATGTGCTTATCCCTGAAACCCTTATAACAGCttgatattttagatttttatcacCTGGGTAATAGATGAGGCTGGGTTTTGAGTATGAGTGGCCATTTATGATTGCCCCTGCTGGTAAGAGGCAGAATGCAGATTCAAACCCACCTATGTTCTCCAGAATGTGTTAAGATGTGTGTCCTAGTTAAGTGTGTGGctggggacagagcctggcacagaagGGTTGAGCAACGTGAGTGGATTCCTGTTACCTCCCTCCCTCACATGGACACTGGGACAGGTGTCTCAGAGAGGAGTTCCACCCCCTTCCTAGTCATTTGGAATAAAATCTGAAACCATCACCTTGGTCCTGGGCTGAGCAGCCCAGGCCTTGTTCATCTATACATCCCCCACCCTCAGCCTATCCTCTCCTGCTGTTCTGCCACAGAAGGCCTCCTGGCTGGTCCTGACACTGAGCTGCTCccaccgcagggcctttgcacatccCTACTCAGATCTTATGCCCATTTTGTAATTGGATTGTTTGCCTTCTTATTGAGTTGCAAAAGTTCCCAGTAAATGTAGCACACACGTTCttagatatatattttgcaagtattttctccctgTCTGGCTCTTCTTGTGCCAATTATTGTTGTTACTATTCTATGAAGTGATTATTGTTATCACTACgattaatgtaattattaaggGACACTACTCTGTAAGGACCTA
This portion of the Microcebus murinus isolate Inina chromosome 27, M.murinus_Inina_mat1.0, whole genome shotgun sequence genome encodes:
- the FARSA gene encoding phenylalanine--tRNA ligase alpha subunit, which codes for MADGPVAELLLRRLEAADGGLDSAELAAELGVEHQAVVGAVKSLQALGEVIEAELRSTKRWELTAEGEDIAREGSHEARVFRSVPPEGLAQSELMRLPSGKVGFSKAMSNKWIRVDKSAADGPRVFRVVDSMEDEVQRRLQLVQGGQAEKLGEKEKSELRKRKLLTEVTLKTYWVSKGSAFSTSISKQETELSPEMISSGSWRDRPFKSYNFAARGVLPDSGHLHPLLKVRSQFRQIFLEMGFTEMPTDNFIESSFWNFDALFQPQQHPARDQHDTFFLQDPAEALQLPMDYVQRVKRTHSQGGYGSQGYKYNWKLDEARKNLLRTHTTSASARALYRLAQKKPFTPAKYFSIDRVFRNETLDATHLAEFHQIEGVVADHGLTLGHLMGVLREFFTKLGITQLRFKPAYNPYTEPSMEVFSYHQGLKKWVEVGNSGIFRPEMLLPMGLPENVSVIAWGLSLERPTMIKYGINNIRELVGHKVNLQMVYDSPLCRLDTEPRPAQTQVAA